A part of Caldicellulosiruptor owensensis OL genomic DNA contains:
- a CDS encoding aminopeptidase, translating to MSEKSYGQELYEKLSYTSKNAWEVLKEEEKPFVFDLAEKYKHFLNCAKTEREAVEYFITRAKEKGYKEFNNNIQKLKPGDRVYFINNNKSILLAHIGKKPLKEGFNLIGSHIDSPRLDLKPKPLYESNELALLKTHYYGGIKKYHWVNVPLSIHGVVVKSDGSKVKIAIGEDENDPVFYITDLLVHLSSEQLQKKASEAIPAENLNVLIGSMPFNDDKVKEKVKLNILKILNEKYGITEEDFISADIEIVPAAKARDVGLDRSLIGAYGQDDRACSFLAAEGIFSIDEIPEKTALVYLVDKEEIGSVGISSAEASFFDISVAKLLKALGEYGSSLDLAICFENSAAISGDVAAALDPTYEGAFDKLNSTLIGHGVTIEKYTGIRGKYSGSEATAEYVGKIRSFLNSNNICWQTGLLGKVDQGGGGTIAMFIARKMINVIDSGVPVLSMHSTFEITSKVDVYMTYKFYSEFLKRFD from the coding sequence TAGCAGAAAAATATAAGCACTTTTTAAACTGTGCAAAGACAGAAAGAGAGGCTGTTGAATATTTTATAACCAGAGCTAAAGAAAAAGGATATAAAGAATTTAACAATAATATCCAAAAGTTAAAGCCAGGTGATAGAGTATACTTTATTAACAATAACAAAAGCATCTTGCTTGCTCATATAGGTAAAAAGCCTTTAAAGGAAGGGTTTAATCTGATAGGTAGCCATATAGATTCTCCACGACTTGATTTAAAGCCAAAGCCACTATATGAGTCAAATGAACTTGCACTTTTGAAAACCCACTACTATGGTGGCATTAAAAAATATCACTGGGTAAATGTGCCTCTTAGCATCCACGGAGTTGTTGTGAAAAGTGATGGCTCTAAGGTAAAGATTGCGATTGGTGAAGACGAAAATGACCCTGTTTTTTATATAACAGACCTTCTTGTTCATTTATCTTCTGAACAGCTTCAGAAAAAAGCAAGCGAGGCAATTCCTGCCGAAAACTTGAATGTTCTCATAGGAAGTATGCCGTTTAATGATGATAAGGTGAAAGAAAAAGTAAAACTTAATATTTTAAAAATTCTGAATGAAAAATATGGTATCACAGAAGAAGATTTTATTTCAGCTGACATTGAAATTGTGCCAGCTGCAAAAGCACGGGATGTAGGACTTGACAGAAGCTTGATTGGCGCATATGGTCAGGATGACAGAGCATGCAGTTTTTTGGCAGCAGAAGGTATATTTTCAATAGATGAAATTCCAGAGAAAACTGCACTTGTATATCTGGTTGACAAAGAGGAGATAGGAAGTGTAGGAATATCAAGTGCTGAAGCAAGCTTTTTTGATATATCAGTTGCAAAGCTTTTGAAGGCGTTGGGTGAATATGGAAGTAGCCTTGATTTGGCTATTTGTTTTGAAAACTCAGCAGCAATTTCAGGCGATGTTGCAGCAGCACTGGACCCAACATATGAAGGTGCCTTTGATAAGCTCAATTCAACATTAATTGGTCATGGTGTTACTATTGAAAAGTATACGGGAATTAGAGGCAAATACAGTGGTTCTGAAGCAACGGCAGAGTATGTAGGCAAAATCAGAAGCTTTTTGAATTCAAATAACATCTGCTGGCAGACAGGGCTTTTAGGCAAGGTTGACCAAGGCGGTGGCGGCACAATTGCTATGTTTATCGCAAGAAAAATGATAAATGTAATAGACTCAGGTGTTCCAGTTTTGTCTATGCACTCAACATTTGAGATAACAAGCAAGGTTGATGTGTATATGACATATAAGTTTTACAGTGAATTTTTGAAAAGATTTGATTAA
- a CDS encoding ferritin-like domain-containing protein, with protein sequence MDWSKFAYDAPYPEPKVEEPNRHYAEILLDDYAGYASEFTAIALYSYQHFISDVKHRDFADLIIGIAQVEMKHLDLLGTTIYLLGALPKYRGSYTTYGQYWNGYFVNYDKDLKDMIKIDIQSEKEAIKNYKRHIEMIDDRYIKKLLERIILDEEKHIKLLKDYLDRKF encoded by the coding sequence ATGGATTGGAGCAAGTTTGCATATGATGCACCTTATCCTGAACCTAAGGTAGAAGAACCCAATAGACACTATGCAGAGATTCTGCTTGATGACTATGCAGGATACGCTAGTGAATTTACAGCAATTGCTCTGTATTCGTATCAGCATTTTATAAGTGATGTAAAACACAGAGATTTTGCAGACCTCATAATTGGTATTGCCCAGGTTGAGATGAAACACTTGGACCTTCTGGGTACCACAATTTATCTGCTCGGTGCCTTGCCAAAATATAGAGGCTCTTACACAACCTATGGCCAATACTGGAATGGATACTTTGTAAACTACGATAAAGACTTAAAAGATATGATAAAGATTGACATCCAATCCGAGAAAGAGGCTATCAAGAATTATAAGAGACACATTGAAATGATAGATGATAGGTACATCAAAAAGCTATTGGAAAGAATAATTTTGGATGAGGAAAAACATATAAAATTGTTAAAAGATTATCTTGATAGAAAGTTTTGA
- a CDS encoding sensor histidine kinase, whose protein sequence is MSIRIKIYLSYMGLILFIFVVFVVLFYAWFEKNLIDQMKEDNLRFARLIEFVVTNQNRKTIDLKPFESYFESLESKFLQDYIIIVSSDGVIEYSNKELDVETRLKIMKIFAENKDVQYGFEMGSIKEKPCLFTIYGGKSKSVFVIIIADLARVLNFKKRFFLLILQTAGLSCVFAAIVAIFVSSRMIRGLLRLKEAIKQASQMKFNKKVEVTSNDEIGIIATEFNRLIQKIDEYNQAQIRFLQNISHELKTPLTSVRGYAEMLKEGILDKSKMESAAGKIIWHVDRLKILINQIIDLTKIESIENYFCFEKSVLEEVIFEAILENEGYMLSKEVAIEFAPQTKTYVICDKLRLKEAFSNIISNCIKYANNKVTIEIKSEKDEFEVRIEDDGEGFLQGEIDKIFERFYKGKRGESGLGLSIAKAIFDKHGFSIEAKNKIPKGARFKIRGKICKEQ, encoded by the coding sequence ATGAGTATAAGGATTAAAATTTATTTGTCTTACATGGGTTTAATCTTATTTATATTTGTAGTTTTTGTTGTCCTCTTTTATGCCTGGTTTGAAAAAAACTTGATTGACCAGATGAAAGAGGATAACCTTCGTTTTGCGAGGCTTATAGAATTTGTTGTTACAAACCAGAACAGAAAAACTATTGATTTAAAACCATTTGAGTCTTATTTTGAAAGCTTAGAATCAAAATTTTTGCAGGATTATATTATAATTGTGAGCAGTGATGGAGTAATAGAATATTCAAACAAAGAGTTAGATGTGGAGACAAGGCTAAAAATAATGAAAATTTTTGCTGAGAACAAAGATGTCCAATATGGATTTGAGATGGGAAGCATTAAGGAAAAGCCCTGTTTGTTCACAATATATGGTGGAAAATCAAAAAGTGTTTTTGTAATTATTATTGCTGATCTTGCAAGGGTTTTGAACTTTAAGAAAAGATTCTTTCTGCTTATTTTACAGACAGCAGGACTCAGCTGTGTATTTGCTGCTATCGTTGCAATCTTTGTATCCAGTAGGATGATTAGAGGGCTTTTACGTCTGAAAGAGGCAATAAAGCAGGCTTCACAGATGAAATTTAACAAAAAAGTTGAAGTAACTTCAAATGATGAAATTGGTATAATTGCAACTGAATTTAACAGACTTATCCAGAAGATTGATGAATACAATCAAGCACAGATAAGGTTTTTACAGAACATCTCACATGAACTCAAAACTCCTCTTACCTCAGTGCGTGGATATGCAGAGATGCTAAAAGAAGGAATTTTAGATAAAAGCAAAATGGAGTCTGCTGCAGGTAAAATAATTTGGCATGTTGATAGATTAAAAATATTGATAAACCAGATTATTGATCTTACAAAGATTGAATCTATTGAAAACTATTTTTGTTTTGAAAAAAGTGTTCTCGAAGAGGTTATTTTTGAAGCTATTTTAGAGAATGAAGGTTATATGCTTTCTAAGGAAGTAGCTATCGAATTTGCTCCGCAGACAAAAACGTATGTTATTTGCGACAAGCTCAGATTAAAGGAAGCTTTTTCAAATATTATCTCAAACTGCATAAAATATGCGAACAATAAGGTTACAATTGAGATAAAGTCTGAAAAAGATGAGTTTGAGGTGAGAATTGAGGATGATGGAGAAGGGTTTTTGCAAGGTGAGATTGATAAAATCTTTGAAAGATTCTATAAAGGTAAAAGGGGTGAAAGTGGGCTGGGACTTTCAATTGCAAAAGCTATATTTGACAAACATGGATTTTCAATAGAGGCTAAAAATAAAATACCCAAAGGTGCGCGATTTAAAATAAGAGGAAAAATTTGCAAAGAGCAGTAA
- a CDS encoding HD-GYP domain-containing protein translates to MKISVGNLLSAISHLIDIAQGRREHAPKVTYISLQLSHILGLKSLEKKKIYYAAFFHDIGITVADKKFITSHIDPDLAKNHCLLGYEFLQKLPLDGDIAEFVKYHHEFYNGSGAFGYDHSTTPFVSQIINFADQIDIVLDFSNPYYQQIDEITNWVLKKKGVLFNPIIVEAFLELAQKDRFWLDLYNPHLRQIVMALSPEDEVYFDIEQMLKFSEAISLLIDNKSPFTHVHSQQLSQTVYTIAKIMGLNSEMANKLKIAGYLHDIGKMVVPNEILNKEGKLTKEEFYIIKSHPYYTKLILSQIPAFKDDIANWAGNHHERIDRSGYPEKLGKDELSLLDRIVGICDVYQALIEDRPYRRGLPQSTALTIISDMVKSNLFLEEEFWLLKRAVN, encoded by the coding sequence ATGAAAATCAGCGTTGGAAATCTTTTGTCAGCTATTTCACATCTCATCGATATAGCTCAAGGAAGAAGAGAACATGCCCCAAAGGTTACATATATTTCTTTGCAGCTTTCACATATTTTAGGGCTTAAATCTCTTGAAAAAAAGAAGATATACTATGCAGCTTTTTTTCACGACATAGGAATAACAGTTGCAGATAAAAAATTTATTACATCTCATATTGATCCAGATCTTGCCAAAAATCATTGCCTACTTGGTTATGAATTTTTGCAAAAACTACCTTTAGATGGAGATATCGCAGAGTTTGTAAAATATCATCACGAGTTTTATAACGGATCTGGTGCATTTGGATATGACCACTCGACCACACCATTTGTTTCTCAGATTATAAACTTTGCTGACCAGATTGACATTGTCTTAGATTTTTCAAACCCGTACTATCAACAGATTGATGAGATAACAAATTGGGTATTGAAAAAGAAAGGCGTACTTTTTAACCCTATCATTGTTGAAGCTTTTTTAGAACTTGCACAAAAAGACAGATTCTGGTTGGACCTTTATAACCCTCATTTAAGGCAAATTGTCATGGCTTTATCACCTGAAGATGAAGTTTACTTCGACATAGAGCAAATGCTCAAGTTTTCTGAAGCAATATCTTTACTTATCGACAACAAAAGTCCTTTTACCCATGTTCACTCCCAGCAGCTTTCACAAACAGTTTATACAATCGCTAAAATTATGGGGCTGAATAGTGAAATGGCAAATAAACTTAAAATTGCAGGTTACCTTCACGATATTGGCAAAATGGTCGTTCCAAATGAAATCCTCAACAAAGAAGGAAAGCTAACAAAAGAGGAATTTTATATTATAAAGTCTCATCCGTATTACACAAAATTGATTCTTTCTCAAATTCCTGCTTTCAAAGACGACATTGCTAACTGGGCAGGAAATCACCATGAGAGAATAGACAGAAGTGGGTATCCCGAAAAACTTGGAAAAGATGAACTCTCGCTTTTAGACAGAATAGTAGGCATATGTGATGTCTATCAGGCTTTAATAGAGGATAGACCTTACCGCAGAGGGCTTCCTCAATCTACAGCACTGACAATTATTTCTGACATGGTTAAAAGTAACTTATTTTTAGAAGAAGAATTTTGGCTTTTAAAAAGAGCAGTAAACTAA
- a CDS encoding phosphoglucomutase/phosphomannomutase family protein gives MIKFGTDGWRAVISKDYTFDNVKIVAQAIADYIKEIDDKRPVLVGYDTRFMSEEYARLCAGVLVANGIKTYLTKKPTPTPVVSFSVKNMNLAGAIMITASHNPPQWNGIKFKGDYGGSALPSIIAEIEKHLYKNEVKFVEPENSNLFSYIDPDKEYFEHIEKLVDLNLIAKSRPFAIIDPMHGAGVGYVKTLLEKYGIKHIQIRDERNPYFGGVNPEPIYKNLGKLIDAVVQNNADIGLATDGDADRVGAVDEKGEFIDSHRIYALLLRHLVEVKGLKGGVVKTFSTTNMVPILANKYGLKIYETPIGFKYICELFLKEDILIGGEESGGIGIKNHIPERDGILCSLLLLEIMAYYQKPISQILDELFKEIGYHYYDRVDLHLPNEIKEKTLKIISQNTEFAGRKIKDIQTLDGYKYIFEDGSWILFRASGTEPVLRVYTEQFTKDEVKRLLDEAVKFIEKMK, from the coding sequence ATGATAAAATTCGGCACAGATGGCTGGAGAGCAGTAATAAGCAAAGATTACACATTTGACAATGTAAAGATTGTTGCTCAGGCAATTGCTGATTATATTAAAGAAATTGACGATAAAAGACCTGTTCTGGTAGGATATGATACAAGGTTTATGTCAGAAGAATATGCTCGTCTGTGCGCTGGGGTTCTTGTGGCAAACGGGATAAAGACATATCTTACAAAAAAGCCAACACCAACACCTGTTGTATCATTTAGTGTCAAGAACATGAATTTAGCAGGAGCTATAATGATTACAGCAAGCCACAATCCACCACAGTGGAATGGTATAAAATTTAAAGGTGATTATGGCGGGTCTGCTCTTCCTTCTATCATTGCCGAGATAGAAAAGCATTTATATAAAAATGAAGTAAAATTTGTTGAGCCAGAAAATAGTAATCTTTTTTCTTATATAGACCCTGACAAGGAGTATTTTGAACACATTGAAAAGCTTGTTGATTTAAATCTCATTGCAAAATCCAGGCCATTTGCAATAATCGACCCAATGCACGGCGCAGGAGTTGGATATGTTAAAACCTTATTAGAAAAATATGGCATCAAGCATATTCAGATAAGAGATGAGCGAAACCCATACTTTGGAGGAGTCAATCCAGAACCTATTTATAAAAACCTTGGAAAATTGATTGATGCTGTTGTTCAAAACAACGCTGACATTGGCCTTGCAACAGACGGTGATGCAGATAGGGTAGGGGCTGTTGATGAAAAGGGCGAGTTTATTGACTCGCACAGAATATATGCACTGCTTCTGAGACATTTAGTTGAAGTAAAAGGTTTAAAGGGTGGCGTTGTAAAAACATTTTCAACAACCAATATGGTTCCTATTTTGGCAAACAAGTACGGGCTCAAAATCTATGAAACACCGATTGGCTTTAAGTATATCTGCGAACTTTTCTTGAAAGAAGATATTCTCATTGGTGGAGAAGAAAGTGGTGGTATTGGAATCAAAAATCATATACCTGAAAGAGATGGAATTTTGTGTAGCTTGCTGCTTCTTGAGATTATGGCTTATTATCAAAAACCAATCAGTCAAATACTTGATGAGCTTTTCAAGGAAATTGGCTATCATTACTATGACAGGGTTGACCTGCATCTGCCAAATGAGATAAAAGAAAAAACTCTAAAAATTATAAGCCAGAACACCGAATTTGCTGGCAGAAAGATAAAAGATATTCAAACATTGGACGGCTATAAATATATCTTTGAGGATGGCTCTTGGATATTATTCAGAGCATCTGGCACAGAACCAGTTTTGAGGGTCTACACAGAACAGTTTACCAAAGATGAAGTCAAAAGACTTTTAGATGAGGCTGTGAAATTTATAGAAAAAATGAAATAA
- a CDS encoding response regulator transcription factor, which produces MSGCTVYVVDDEKDILDLVSEYLTQKGYAVKTFGSGESFLGEFEKSEPDIVILDIMLPDIDGYEICKRIRKNSDVPIIMLSAKGEELDKVLGLELGSDDYISKPFSLSELEARIRKILRRVKRDSIKQDNVIEVFGIKVDFNQRNVFYNGTHIELSPKEFETFVLLLKESSKVLKRSYILERIWGDPALYDERMVDDVIKRLRKKILQYNLPVEIKTMWGLGYKLEEKKDEYKD; this is translated from the coding sequence ATGTCGGGCTGCACTGTATATGTGGTTGATGACGAAAAGGATATATTAGATCTTGTATCTGAATATTTGACCCAAAAAGGCTATGCAGTCAAAACATTTGGGAGTGGGGAAAGTTTTTTAGGAGAATTTGAAAAAAGCGAACCTGATATAGTTATACTTGATATTATGCTCCCAGACATCGATGGTTATGAAATTTGTAAAAGAATAAGAAAAAATAGCGATGTACCAATTATAATGCTCTCTGCGAAGGGAGAAGAGCTTGACAAAGTTTTGGGGCTTGAACTTGGAAGTGACGATTACATATCAAAACCATTTTCTCTTTCAGAACTTGAAGCGAGGATAAGAAAAATTTTGCGACGAGTAAAGAGAGATTCAATAAAACAGGATAATGTAATAGAAGTTTTTGGAATAAAAGTTGATTTTAATCAGCGAAATGTTTTTTATAATGGTACACATATAGAACTTTCACCAAAGGAGTTTGAAACATTTGTCCTTCTTTTAAAAGAATCCAGTAAGGTTTTAAAGAGAAGCTATATATTAGAAAGAATATGGGGGGACCCTGCTCTTTATGATGAGAGAATGGTTGACGATGTTATCAAAAGGCTCAGAAAAAAGATTTTGCAATACAACCTGCCTGTTGAGATAAAAACAATGTGGGGTTTGGGATATAAGCTTGAGGAGAAGAAAGATGAGTATAAGGATTAA